In Leptolyngbya sp. 'hensonii', the following are encoded in one genomic region:
- a CDS encoding response regulator encodes MRILLVEDDEGMLEILTRLLSQQNYVVDVAQDGESGWELVEVFPYDLVLLDVMLPRLDGISFCRRLRDRKNQVLVMLLTARDTTTDKLMGLDSGADDYVVKPFNVQELAARIRALLRRGSTAASPLLTCGGLCLDPNAHEVTYGEQSLQFSRKEYLLLELFLRNQSRVYSYSEVADHLWSLDVDPPTEATIRTHIKNIRRELKAVGAENLIETMYGQGYRINPEFVKTVQGQPRPEGETGGGKQTSLDLGVSEIWQQTKGTSFERVVCLEQATQALKSGTFDRAMGQLAVQSAHKLAGSLGMFGFETGSTLARQLETLFQAGVKPKSKLTQDVQEKLQQQVEPLVVALRRELEGTAQEVVCFPEAEVITGELAQLRARILAVDDDPQVLILLQSLLEPLEVQFTALDSPTHFWEVLQSAQPDLLLLDINMPGMSGFELCRSLRQNQEWNWLPVLLLTARTDRDSLQQAFLSGADDYVIKPIAAQELLIRLLNRLRRAQTLTSRSNPTRDLK; translated from the coding sequence ATGAGAATTTTGCTGGTAGAAGATGACGAAGGCATGCTGGAGATCCTGACCAGGCTTCTCTCTCAGCAAAACTATGTGGTGGATGTTGCCCAGGATGGGGAATCGGGATGGGAACTGGTAGAAGTCTTTCCCTACGATCTTGTCTTACTGGATGTGATGCTGCCAAGGCTGGATGGTATTAGTTTTTGTCGTCGCCTAAGGGATCGGAAGAATCAGGTTCTGGTCATGCTTTTAACCGCCCGTGATACGACCACCGATAAGCTCATGGGGCTAGATAGTGGGGCCGATGATTATGTGGTGAAGCCGTTCAATGTTCAGGAGCTAGCTGCCCGGATCCGGGCTTTGCTGCGGCGGGGTAGTACAGCAGCCTCGCCCCTGTTAACCTGCGGGGGCTTATGTTTGGATCCCAACGCCCACGAGGTCACCTATGGGGAGCAATCGCTCCAGTTCAGCCGTAAAGAATACCTCCTGCTGGAACTCTTCTTACGGAATCAGAGCCGGGTGTATAGCTACAGCGAGGTGGCGGATCATCTCTGGTCCCTGGATGTCGATCCCCCAACGGAGGCCACTATCCGGACCCATATTAAGAATATCCGCCGGGAGTTAAAGGCTGTCGGGGCCGAGAATTTAATTGAAACGATGTATGGGCAGGGATACCGAATTAATCCTGAGTTTGTCAAAACAGTTCAGGGTCAACCTAGGCCAGAAGGGGAGACAGGGGGAGGCAAACAAACCAGTCTGGATCTGGGTGTGAGTGAAATCTGGCAGCAAACCAAGGGAACCAGCTTTGAGCGAGTTGTTTGTCTGGAACAGGCCACTCAGGCCCTTAAATCAGGAACGTTCGATCGGGCAATGGGCCAACTGGCTGTTCAAAGTGCCCACAAGCTGGCAGGCTCCCTGGGGATGTTTGGATTTGAAACTGGGTCTACCCTGGCCCGACAACTGGAAACCCTGTTCCAAGCTGGGGTTAAACCCAAATCAAAGCTGACCCAAGATGTTCAGGAAAAACTTCAGCAGCAGGTGGAACCTTTAGTGGTGGCCCTGCGTCGGGAGTTGGAAGGTACGGCTCAGGAGGTTGTCTGTTTTCCAGAGGCGGAAGTCATTACTGGAGAGCTGGCACAGCTCAGAGCCAGGATTTTAGCAGTGGATGATGACCCACAAGTCCTGATCCTGTTGCAGTCACTCCTGGAGCCGTTGGAGGTACAGTTCACTGCGCTGGACAGCCCAACCCATTTTTGGGAAGTCTTACAATCAGCCCAGCCCGATCTGCTCCTCCTGGACATCAACATGCCAGGAATGAGCGGGTTCGAACTGTGCCGATCGCTCCGCCAGAACCAGGAATGGAACTGGTTGCCGGTCTTATTGCTGACAGCTCGCACCGATCGAGACAGCTTACAACAGGCGTTCTTGAGTGGTGCTGACGACTATGTGATTAAGCCCATTGCGGCCCAAGAATTGTTAATTCGCCTGCTCAACCGCTTGCGACGAGCTCAAACCCTGACTAGTCGCAGCAACCCGACGAGAGATCTCAAATAG
- a CDS encoding ATP-binding protein: protein MSKTLHVLFIEDSEDDMLLLLQEFRRGKYTIVHERVETAAAITAALAKKTWDVVIADYLLPTLSAPEALEILQASGLDLPFIVVSGSIGEDVAVTVMKAGAHDYLLKGNLKRFIPAVERELREVENRNQKRQAEAALLEAFNKLESLVEIRTAELVRVNEELQAEVEERIKAEQALFQLAAIVQSSEDAIISTSLDGRVLSWNPGAEKLYGYLAEEAEGQFLDSLIQPNSDFALQVLQIKYPVETVDHRQTMHKRKDGEVIDVFMIVSPIRDASGRIAGMSMISTDISDRRTIDRIKDELISIVSHELRTPITSLQASIDLLLTGQLGDLSDSGRQMLEIAANNIDRLVHVTNNILDLERFASGTSRLYKQPCNVTDLLTHAMSEMQDVAGKAGVTLHVSPLFSEIQADPKRIIQVLANLLSNAIKFSAPGGRIWLSAEIRREDTNPTARAQPIPFPYLLITVKDEGEGIPIQNLDTIFEQFEQVDASDSRRQGGAGLGLAVCRSIVRQHQGNLWVESELGRGSTFYVALPLGAKRSGDIQDNQFLGVMYGS, encoded by the coding sequence ATGAGCAAAACACTCCACGTTCTGTTTATTGAAGACTCAGAAGATGACATGTTACTGCTTCTGCAGGAATTTCGTAGAGGAAAGTACACGATCGTTCATGAACGAGTTGAGACTGCCGCTGCGATCACTGCTGCTTTAGCAAAAAAAACGTGGGATGTTGTGATTGCAGACTACCTGTTGCCGACCCTCAGTGCCCCGGAGGCATTGGAGATTCTCCAGGCCAGTGGTCTTGATCTTCCCTTTATTGTGGTGTCTGGGTCCATTGGAGAAGATGTCGCGGTCACGGTTATGAAGGCTGGAGCCCATGACTATCTGCTCAAAGGGAATTTGAAGCGGTTTATTCCAGCCGTAGAGCGGGAATTACGGGAAGTAGAAAACCGAAACCAGAAACGGCAGGCCGAAGCAGCCTTGCTGGAGGCTTTTAATAAGCTGGAATCACTGGTGGAAATCCGGACGGCGGAGCTGGTCCGGGTCAATGAAGAATTACAGGCCGAGGTGGAAGAGCGGATTAAGGCGGAGCAGGCCCTGTTTCAACTGGCGGCGATCGTGCAATCCTCGGAAGATGCGATCATCAGTACCAGCCTGGATGGGCGAGTGCTGAGCTGGAATCCGGGGGCCGAAAAACTGTATGGCTATCTAGCGGAGGAAGCCGAGGGGCAGTTCCTGGACAGCCTGATCCAACCGAATTCCGACTTTGCTCTCCAGGTGCTTCAAATCAAATACCCGGTTGAGACGGTTGATCATCGTCAAACGATGCATAAGCGGAAAGACGGTGAAGTGATTGATGTGTTTATGATCGTCTCGCCGATCAGGGATGCCTCCGGTAGAATTGCGGGGATGTCGATGATATCGACGGATATCAGTGATCGTCGCACAATTGATCGAATTAAGGATGAACTGATCTCGATCGTGAGCCACGAATTGCGCACCCCCATTACCTCGCTCCAGGCGTCGATCGATCTCTTGCTGACCGGCCAACTGGGGGATTTGTCTGATAGTGGTCGGCAGATGCTGGAAATTGCGGCCAATAATATCGATCGCCTGGTTCATGTGACAAACAATATTCTGGATCTGGAGCGCTTTGCATCCGGGACAAGTCGGCTCTACAAACAGCCCTGTAATGTGACTGATTTGCTGACCCACGCCATGTCAGAGATGCAGGATGTTGCGGGCAAGGCGGGGGTAACGCTCCATGTTTCGCCGCTGTTTAGCGAGATTCAGGCTGATCCAAAACGAATTATTCAAGTTCTAGCGAATCTTCTGAGTAATGCGATTAAATTTTCTGCACCCGGGGGGCGGATCTGGCTCAGCGCAGAGATTCGCCGGGAAGATACAAACCCGACTGCCAGAGCCCAGCCGATTCCTTTTCCCTATCTTTTGATTACAGTTAAAGATGAAGGGGAGGGAATTCCAATTCAAAACCTCGATACTATTTTTGAGCAGTTTGAACAGGTCGATGCCTCAGATTCCCGGCGGCAAGGAGGCGCGGGGTTGGGGCTGGCTGTCTGTCGCAGTATTGTACGGCAGCATCAGGGCAATCTCTGGGTCGAGAGTGAACTGGGTCGAGGCAGTACCTTCTACGTGGCTTTGCCACTGGGAGCAAAAAGGTCAGGGGATATCCAGGACAACCAATTCTTAGGGGTTATGTATGGTAGTTAA
- a CDS encoding response regulator, with the protein MVVKRVLVIDDEDDIREVAKLSLKVMAGIDVILAGTSGEGLAKAEAEQPDAILLDVMLPDMDGVVTFQRLQSNPATQHIPVILLTAKVHASDQRRFANLGVKAMITKPFKPAKLAEQLLSVLGWSAGTTSGSN; encoded by the coding sequence ATGGTAGTTAAACGTGTGTTGGTCATTGATGACGAAGATGATATTCGGGAAGTTGCAAAGTTGAGTCTGAAAGTTATGGCTGGGATAGATGTAATCCTGGCCGGGACCAGTGGTGAAGGCTTGGCAAAAGCAGAAGCAGAACAACCCGATGCGATTTTGCTGGATGTCATGTTACCAGATATGGATGGTGTTGTTACCTTTCAACGCCTGCAGTCCAATCCTGCCACCCAACATATTCCAGTAATTCTACTGACAGCCAAGGTGCATGCCTCCGATCAGCGCCGCTTTGCCAACTTAGGGGTTAAGGCGATGATCACGAAACCATTTAAACCCGCCAAACTGGCCGAACAGCTTCTGAGTGTGCTGGGTTGGAGTGCCGGGACTACTTCAGGATCTAACTAA
- a CDS encoding EAL domain-containing protein, whose protein sequence is MTVSQPHTLQVAHSATPVMTDKELSDVLFVDLSHELRTPLTAIQGALELLGSGKLGTLSEQERRMVEIAASNANRLLRLTAAIEGELESQVSFLSADEMARLRLERDLEMALEQKEFKLHYQPIISLESSSIVGFEALLRWQHPYLGLIPPDEFIPLAEASGSIIEIGAWVLWEACRQLRSWQQRFPEAFRSLTVSVNLSSKQLALPDLVEHIGQVLQETGLSSQSLVLEITESAVVENSKTAKQALERIQNLGVRVYIDDFGTGYSSLSRLYELPLDVLKIDRSFVQQLNSQSGEHLVRAIVNLAHNLGMEVIAEGVEMVEQVMKLRLLGCNRVQGYFFAKPLSQDDLAELVCELPSNTLWQPVS, encoded by the coding sequence ATGACAGTTAGCCAACCCCATACTCTACAAGTTGCTCATTCCGCTACTCCGGTCATGACAGATAAAGAGCTTTCAGATGTATTGTTTGTTGACCTCAGTCATGAATTACGCACACCTTTAACTGCGATTCAGGGTGCTCTTGAACTCCTCGGTAGTGGCAAACTGGGAACTCTCTCTGAGCAGGAGCGCCGAATGGTAGAGATTGCTGCCAGTAATGCCAATCGCTTGCTGCGGCTGACTGCAGCGATCGAGGGGGAACTGGAGTCCCAGGTGAGCTTTCTGTCGGCTGACGAAATGGCCCGGCTCCGCCTGGAGCGGGATCTGGAAATGGCTTTAGAACAGAAAGAATTTAAACTTCATTATCAGCCCATTATTTCCCTGGAATCCTCCTCGATTGTGGGGTTTGAAGCGCTGCTCCGATGGCAACATCCCTATCTTGGGCTGATCCCACCGGATGAATTTATTCCGCTGGCAGAAGCCAGCGGCTCCATCATTGAGATTGGAGCCTGGGTTTTATGGGAAGCCTGTCGCCAACTGCGAAGCTGGCAGCAGCGTTTTCCCGAAGCCTTTCGCTCCCTTACCGTCAGTGTTAACCTGTCCAGCAAACAACTGGCCCTGCCGGATCTGGTGGAACACATCGGACAGGTTTTGCAAGAAACAGGGCTGAGTTCCCAGAGCCTCGTTCTGGAAATCACTGAAAGTGCCGTCGTAGAGAATTCCAAAACGGCCAAGCAGGCTTTGGAACGGATTCAAAATCTGGGGGTACGGGTTTATATCGATGACTTTGGGACAGGCTATTCCTCCCTGAGCCGATTATATGAATTGCCCCTGGATGTCTTGAAGATTGATCGCTCCTTTGTCCAGCAATTGAACTCCCAGAGTGGCGAGCATCTGGTGCGGGCGATCGTGAACCTGGCGCACAATCTAGGAATGGAGGTCATTGCTGAAGGGGTGGAAATGGTTGAACAGGTGATGAAACTGCGATTGTTAGGGTGTAATCGGGTTCAAGGTTATTTCTTTGCCAAACCCCTCTCCCAGGATGACCTGGCTGAACTTGTTTGTGAATTACCCTCTAACACTTTGTGGCAGCCGGTTTCATAA
- a CDS encoding HAMP domain-containing histidine kinase — translation MFQISIAVGLTGYLSLRNGQKAVDDVTIQLRNEISNRVQKHLDTYLATPHQINQINLAAAEMGLLNLDDFQKTGQYFWKQMQIFQVGYNNFATTTGEFIGVERTDKGELLINEVSQRATRGKLYVYQTNSQGDRVQRQAVKDYDPRQEAWYADAVEVRRPVWSKIYQWEDKPEVLSLSASYPVYGKNHTLIGVIGVDLILSQISEFLNGLDVGQSGKILILERDGLLVASSEIDRPFVLVDRQARRLRAVKSSDPLIQATALSLTEKFADLRQIRSSQQWEFRTAEGARQFVQVTPWRDSFGLNWLIVVMLPEANFMEQIHASTRTTILLCLLASLVAFLMSLKTAQWITTRIVQLITASQKIASGDYDQKVAISGLQELEALACSFNQMSQEIRQSHAQLADYSRSLEQKVKRRTQRLEQEVRKSTLAYRDLQKTERALRRSEAHLVAAQRVAHIGSWEFDVIKGKMSWSQELFHIFGLDPDQPEPTYLEFLRRILPEDRSLFHRAIRQIYASRTSVRLEYRIVRPDGSIRHLEGRGKVVLNAQQKVAKLFGTGLDITALKQTERELQQAKEAAEAASRAKGAFLAHMSHELRTPLTAILGFCDLMAIPQVSPALQKEYLTIIKRSGEHLLELINYVLDMSKIEAGRITFNACVFSLHQLLWDLQGLFSFKASNKKINLVIDYAPSLPDLIYTDELKLRQVLINLLSNGIKFTQQGWVILRVSVIGHLSPVNSHSSFVNRFEPNPDQTTHDQEQMANDQLTISFAVEDTGPGISLEDCDRLFEPFTQATVGKFSQEGTGLGLAISRQFVRCLGGEIRVGSEVNRGSRFYFEIPVQLGNVTQSLILAEGALKHQTLEQDIHSAGLEAFDFPSSVSMLAEWQVNFRQAILEGDLETILDLIQQIEEQHSGLAQQLTQLANQFQYDQLLALMQQVEGRG, via the coding sequence GTGTTTCAGATCTCGATCGCTGTGGGGCTGACCGGATATTTATCTCTCCGCAATGGGCAGAAGGCGGTTGATGATGTCACCATTCAGCTCCGGAATGAAATCAGCAATCGGGTTCAAAAGCATCTGGATACCTATCTAGCTACCCCTCACCAGATCAATCAGATCAACCTGGCTGCGGCTGAAATGGGGCTGCTTAATCTGGATGATTTTCAGAAAACAGGTCAATACTTCTGGAAACAGATGCAGATCTTTCAGGTGGGGTACAACAACTTTGCCACAACCACCGGTGAATTTATTGGGGTAGAACGAACGGATAAGGGGGAACTCCTGATCAACGAAGTCTCCCAGCGGGCTACCAGGGGCAAGTTATATGTCTATCAGACAAATTCCCAGGGCGATCGGGTCCAGCGGCAGGCTGTCAAGGACTACGATCCTCGTCAGGAAGCCTGGTATGCCGATGCTGTGGAGGTTAGGCGTCCCGTCTGGAGCAAGATTTACCAGTGGGAAGATAAACCGGAAGTACTTTCTCTTTCAGCCAGCTATCCGGTTTACGGGAAGAACCATACCCTGATTGGGGTCATTGGGGTGGATTTAATTTTGTCCCAGATCAGTGAATTTTTGAATGGTTTGGATGTGGGTCAGTCGGGGAAAATCCTGATCCTGGAACGGGATGGCCTACTCGTGGCCAGTTCTGAAATCGATCGGCCCTTTGTGCTGGTCGATCGACAGGCCAGGCGACTCAGGGCGGTAAAAAGTAGTGATCCGCTGATCCAGGCAACGGCACTATCCCTGACCGAAAAATTTGCCGATTTGAGGCAGATCCGGAGCAGTCAGCAATGGGAGTTCAGAACAGCAGAAGGGGCGCGGCAGTTCGTCCAGGTGACGCCATGGCGGGATTCCTTCGGGCTGAACTGGTTGATCGTTGTCATGCTTCCAGAAGCAAACTTCATGGAACAAATTCATGCCAGCACCCGCACCACTATTCTGCTTTGTCTGCTGGCGTCCCTGGTGGCTTTCTTGATGAGCTTAAAAACAGCCCAATGGATTACAACCCGGATCGTTCAGTTGATTACCGCCAGTCAGAAGATTGCCAGCGGGGACTATGATCAAAAAGTTGCCATCAGCGGGCTGCAAGAGCTGGAGGCTCTGGCCTGTTCATTTAACCAGATGAGTCAGGAGATTCGGCAGTCCCATGCGCAACTGGCGGACTACTCCCGATCCTTAGAGCAGAAAGTAAAGCGGCGCACCCAGCGACTGGAGCAGGAGGTGCGTAAAAGTACCCTGGCCTATCGGGATCTCCAGAAAACGGAACGGGCGTTACGACGGAGCGAAGCTCACCTGGTGGCAGCTCAACGGGTTGCCCATATTGGTAGTTGGGAGTTTGATGTGATCAAGGGAAAGATGAGCTGGTCCCAGGAGCTCTTCCACATTTTTGGCCTAGACCCCGACCAGCCAGAACCGACCTATCTTGAATTTCTCCGTCGCATCCTTCCGGAGGATCGATCGCTCTTCCATCGGGCCATTCGGCAAATCTATGCTTCCAGAACCAGTGTTCGTCTGGAATACCGGATTGTGCGACCAGATGGCTCAATTCGACACCTGGAAGGACGGGGTAAAGTGGTTCTGAATGCGCAGCAAAAGGTAGCCAAACTTTTTGGTACGGGGTTGGATATTACAGCGCTGAAGCAAACCGAGCGGGAGTTACAACAGGCTAAAGAAGCTGCCGAGGCGGCCAGCCGTGCTAAAGGAGCTTTTTTGGCCCACATGAGTCATGAACTGCGAACACCGCTCACCGCTATTCTTGGCTTCTGCGATCTGATGGCGATTCCCCAGGTTAGCCCCGCCCTCCAAAAGGAATATCTTACAATCATCAAGCGTAGTGGGGAACATCTGCTGGAACTGATCAACTACGTGCTGGACATGTCCAAGATTGAGGCAGGGCGAATTACCTTCAATGCCTGTGTGTTTAGTCTGCACCAATTGTTATGGGATCTGCAGGGACTGTTTAGTTTCAAGGCTAGCAATAAAAAAATTAACCTGGTGATTGACTACGCACCCAGTCTTCCAGACCTGATTTATACGGATGAACTGAAGCTCAGGCAGGTTTTGATCAATCTACTCAGTAATGGCATTAAATTTACTCAGCAAGGGTGGGTGATTCTGCGGGTATCTGTTATAGGTCATCTGTCCCCCGTCAATAGTCATTCGTCATTTGTTAATAGGTTTGAACCCAATCCAGATCAAACGACCCATGACCAAGAACAAATGGCCAATGACCAATTAACCATTTCCTTTGCGGTAGAAGATACGGGTCCAGGAATTTCATTAGAGGATTGCGATCGTCTGTTTGAACCCTTTACCCAGGCGACAGTAGGTAAGTTTTCTCAAGAGGGGACGGGGTTGGGGCTGGCCATCAGTCGTCAGTTTGTGCGTTGCCTGGGGGGAGAGATCAGGGTTGGCAGTGAAGTGAATCGAGGGAGCCGATTTTACTTTGAAATTCCCGTTCAATTGGGCAATGTAACGCAGTCCTTAATTTTGGCAGAGGGTGCTCTCAAACATCAGACGCTGGAGCAGGATATCCATTCAGCAGGTCTTGAGGCTTTTGATTTTCCAAGTTCCGTATCAATGCTGGCTGAATGGCAGGTCAATTTTCGGCAGGCAATCCTGGAAGGGGATTTAGAGACCATCCTGGATCTGATTCAGCAGATTGAGGAACAACATTCAGGTCTGGCTCAGCAATTAACCCAGCTGGCTAACCAGTTTCAATATGATCAGCTATTGGCCTTAATGCAACAGGTGGAGGGGAGAGGATGA